A region from the Flexistipes sp. genome encodes:
- a CDS encoding chloride channel protein yields MNNFLAKINLPVIGRWFILGTLVGIVAGLGAIVFFVLLQGLGYFFIDYVIGMRLPETAGEPSLFGHTTSELKRWLFFFVPAFGGLLSGFLVFKFAPEAEGHGTDAAIEAIHHKNGYIRWHVPIIKTIASALTIGTGGSGGREGPIAQIGAGFGSFLGRILHLTDREKRILAAAGMGAGIGAIFRSPLAGAIFAAEVMYSSSDLEYEVLLPSTITSIIAYSVFCSMFGWEPLFETPDFRFTNPLELISYTLLGFLCAGFGYLYIKTFYGIHATFKKLNISNYFKPMLGGLVTGAIGFFIPQALGGGYEQIELGMHTQLSISFLLILIVAKILTTSFSIGSGGSAGIFGPSMVIGASVGGFSGLFLAEVMPQIVTEPGAYVIVGMAGFFSGIASTPLSTIIMVSEMTGNYHLLVPAMWVSTLSFLLLRKHTIYVKQVNSRSDSPIHKGEFFLQVLQTIKVKEIMRKDPIVIREDLKFTDILNFIPTVKHNNFPVVKEDYTLVGIMRFDEIREFIFEEGLEDIVVAGEICDKDVIPVMEEYSLADAIEIIGFKNIELLPVVNNLEEKKLIGILTRRDIVYVYNREMMKQKDIKVATDF; encoded by the coding sequence TTGAATAATTTTCTTGCCAAAATCAATCTTCCTGTAATAGGCAGATGGTTCATTTTGGGAACCCTTGTGGGTATAGTGGCAGGGCTTGGTGCCATTGTCTTTTTCGTTCTTCTTCAGGGGCTTGGATACTTTTTTATCGATTATGTTATAGGAATGCGGCTTCCTGAAACTGCGGGAGAGCCTTCTCTGTTCGGTCATACCACCAGCGAACTGAAACGATGGCTCTTTTTCTTTGTTCCGGCTTTCGGCGGACTTTTAAGCGGTTTTCTGGTTTTTAAATTTGCTCCTGAAGCTGAAGGGCATGGTACTGATGCCGCCATCGAAGCAATACATCACAAAAACGGTTATATCAGATGGCATGTTCCCATCATAAAAACAATAGCAAGTGCTCTGACAATAGGCACAGGCGGCTCAGGCGGCCGGGAGGGGCCTATCGCTCAAATAGGAGCCGGATTCGGCTCTTTTCTGGGTAGGATTCTGCATCTTACAGACAGGGAAAAGCGTATTTTGGCTGCAGCCGGGATGGGTGCCGGTATTGGTGCAATTTTCAGATCTCCATTAGCCGGAGCTATATTTGCTGCTGAGGTTATGTATTCCAGCTCCGATTTGGAATATGAAGTCCTTCTCCCCTCCACAATAACATCAATTATTGCATATTCGGTTTTCTGCAGTATGTTTGGATGGGAACCTTTGTTTGAAACACCCGATTTCCGCTTTACCAATCCACTTGAATTAATCAGTTATACATTACTGGGATTTCTTTGTGCAGGCTTCGGATATCTGTATATCAAAACATTTTACGGCATACACGCGACTTTTAAGAAACTGAACATCTCTAATTATTTCAAGCCTATGCTGGGCGGACTGGTGACCGGTGCTATAGGTTTTTTCATCCCTCAGGCTCTCGGTGGGGGTTACGAACAAATCGAGCTGGGAATGCACACCCAGCTCAGTATATCTTTTCTGCTGATACTTATTGTGGCCAAAATTCTTACAACATCTTTCAGTATAGGCAGCGGTGGTAGCGCAGGGATTTTCGGCCCCTCAATGGTAATAGGCGCTTCGGTTGGCGGATTCTCAGGACTTTTTCTTGCAGAGGTAATGCCCCAAATTGTTACAGAGCCCGGAGCTTATGTTATAGTGGGTATGGCCGGGTTCTTTTCAGGAATTGCAAGCACACCGTTATCCACGATTATCATGGTTAGTGAGATGACCGGAAACTATCATCTGCTTGTGCCTGCTATGTGGGTGAGTACACTCTCATTTCTCCTGTTGAGAAAACATACAATCTATGTAAAACAGGTCAACTCCCGAAGCGATTCGCCCATACACAAAGGGGAATTTTTCCTGCAGGTGCTGCAAACGATAAAAGTGAAAGAAATCATGAGAAAAGACCCCATTGTCATCAGGGAAGATTTGAAGTTCACCGATATTCTGAACTTTATCCCCACTGTAAAACATAACAATTTCCCCGTGGTAAAAGAAGATTATACTTTAGTTGGAATCATGCGCTTTGATGAGATACGTGAATTCATATTCGAAGAAGGTTTGGAGGACATAGTGGTGGCTGGAGAAATCTGTGACAAAGATGTGATTCCGGTGATGGAAGAATACTCTCTTGCGGATGCAATTGAAATTATCGGCTTTAAAAACATCGAGCTTCTTCCTGTTGTAAACAATCTTGAGGAAAAGAAACTTATCGGTATCCTTACCAGACGGGATATTGTTTATGTTTATAACAGGGAAATGATGAAGCAAAAGGATATAAAAGTAGCCACGGATTTTTGA
- a CDS encoding ABC transporter permease, which produces MEKSILDISVSSLLILYAMAGFVLLVYHYLKLNLFKELLTALLRMTLQLTIAGFILVYIFNINSFWLILIVFIFMASFAGHTILKKSKLAIPGFFPKIFITVFLNGAVITSFFLYVIVQPDPWYDARYFIPIAGMALGNSMNACALALDRFFDSIKNNPKYVETILVLGGTKFESVKSFFSNSIRSACLPIITNMSGVGLVFLPGMMTGQILSGTDPVVAVKYQIAIMIIITASVTFASLFSLFFAYKSVFDSEDRLKGELFE; this is translated from the coding sequence GTGGAGAAATCGATACTGGATATATCTGTAAGCTCCCTTTTGATTCTTTACGCAATGGCAGGTTTTGTCTTACTGGTTTATCATTATTTAAAACTTAATCTTTTCAAAGAACTGCTGACTGCCCTTCTGAGAATGACCCTGCAGCTTACAATTGCCGGCTTTATTCTCGTATATATTTTTAATATTAACAGTTTCTGGCTCATACTAATTGTTTTTATATTTATGGCTTCTTTTGCCGGTCATACAATATTGAAGAAATCAAAGCTGGCTATTCCCGGGTTTTTCCCGAAAATTTTTATTACAGTTTTTTTAAACGGAGCCGTTATTACATCATTCTTTCTATATGTAATCGTTCAGCCGGATCCCTGGTATGATGCAAGATATTTCATTCCTATTGCCGGCATGGCCCTCGGTAACTCAATGAATGCGTGTGCGCTGGCACTGGACAGGTTCTTTGACTCTATAAAAAACAACCCTAAATATGTTGAAACAATCCTGGTTTTAGGCGGTACAAAATTTGAATCGGTTAAATCGTTTTTTTCAAATTCTATCCGCTCCGCCTGCCTGCCGATAATTACCAATATGAGCGGTGTGGGGCTGGTTTTCCTGCCCGGAATGATGACAGGTCAGATTTTGTCCGGCACAGATCCCGTTGTGGCAGTAAAATATCAGATAGCAATAATGATTATAATAACAGCCAGTGTAACCTTTGCTTCACTTTTTTCATTGTTTTTTGCATATAAATCTGTATTTGATTCTGAAGACAGACTGAAAGGAGAACTTTTTGAATAA
- a CDS encoding ABC transporter ATP-binding protein: protein MNTLKIEKLGVEYQHKFILQNLSYIFESGKTYAIFGKSGAGKSTLLKALCGLTAYNGEIYLNNENISEIKPQILRKKVQYLHQEAVLFNGTVSDNLDMLSKLKYNSELTIDKNETISLFEKLALDNSYLKKETKKLSGGEKQRIAIVRAVLMNPLFLLMDEPTSALDIGNESKVLALADELKKNMGIIIVTHSPEFIQRADKKIYMADGEIKKTFEEISNAEIKKLMEQ from the coding sequence ATGAATACATTAAAGATTGAGAAGCTGGGGGTTGAATACCAGCATAAATTTATTCTTCAAAATTTATCATACATTTTTGAATCCGGCAAAACTTATGCCATTTTCGGAAAAAGCGGAGCTGGTAAATCAACTCTTTTAAAAGCTCTGTGCGGACTGACTGCCTATAACGGCGAAATTTATTTAAACAATGAAAACATCAGCGAAATAAAACCTCAGATTTTAAGGAAAAAAGTTCAATACCTGCACCAGGAAGCCGTATTATTTAACGGAACAGTCAGTGATAACTTGGATATGCTCTCAAAGCTGAAATATAATTCCGAACTAACTATTGACAAAAACGAAACTATAAGTTTGTTTGAAAAGCTGGCACTTGACAACTCATATCTGAAAAAAGAAACGAAAAAACTCTCCGGAGGGGAAAAACAGAGAATTGCCATTGTCAGAGCAGTCCTGATGAATCCGCTTTTTCTCCTTATGGATGAGCCCACCTCAGCGCTGGATATAGGAAATGAAAGCAAAGTGCTGGCATTGGCCGATGAATTGAAAAAAAATATGGGTATAATAATAGTAACCCATTCACCGGAATTTATACAACGGGCGGATAAAAAGATATATATGGCTGACGGTGAAATTAAAAAAACTTTCGAAGAAATCAGTAATGCAGAGATAAAAAAGCTGATGGAGCAGTAA
- a CDS encoding class I SAM-dependent methyltransferase, protein MSFDDSAFNYKISTDHKTGTELEILNRLFENKKFAKTLDVATAAGHCARIFNAKQYVVSDLSFNMLKEALSDWPSPSAVQNCAEKLPFKTQTFDLVSCRIALHHFREAESFFKESSRVLKNKGFLVLIDSLVDIEDAYLNTIEFVRDPSHFRSYTFKEIVNMTSDYFRIEFLQLLYKKHNFDEWAKRLNPSRKRLEKISQSFLALPENIKQELSLEVAGENILSYTDKKAVIILRKL, encoded by the coding sequence ATGAGCTTTGACGATTCAGCATTCAATTATAAAATCAGCACTGATCATAAGACGGGTACAGAACTCGAAATACTTAACCGCCTCTTTGAAAATAAAAAATTTGCTAAAACTCTTGATGTTGCAACTGCAGCGGGGCATTGTGCCAGAATATTCAATGCGAAACAGTATGTTGTTTCCGACTTAAGCTTTAACATGCTCAAAGAAGCATTATCCGACTGGCCATCCCCCTCCGCTGTGCAAAATTGCGCAGAAAAACTCCCCTTTAAAACTCAAACATTCGACCTTGTTTCCTGCAGAATAGCCCTGCACCATTTCAGGGAAGCTGAAAGTTTTTTTAAAGAAAGTTCCAGAGTTCTCAAAAATAAGGGATTTTTGGTATTAATAGACAGCCTTGTGGATATTGAAGATGCTTATTTGAATACAATCGAATTTGTAAGGGATCCGTCGCATTTCAGGTCGTATACATTCAAAGAAATAGTGAATATGACATCCGATTACTTCAGAATTGAGTTTCTGCAATTATTGTACAAGAAACATAATTTTGATGAATGGGCCAAACGGCTCAATCCTTCCCGGAAACGCCTTGAAAAGATATCCCAATCCTTCCTGGCTCTCCCTGAGAATATAAAGCAGGAATTATCACTTGAGGTGGCCGGTGAAAATATATTATCATATACGGATAAAAAAGCGGTAATAATTTTAAGGAAGTTATGA
- the metX gene encoding homoserine O-acetyltransferase MetX: MENNSVGLVKTQYVTFKDEFFFESGRVLNPITVAYETYGSLNEDKSNAILVCHALTGDHHAAGYNHPDDQKPGWWDNMIGPGKPLDTDKYFIISPNFLGSCFGTTGPASIDPATKEPYGLKFPVFTVKDMVKLQKRLIKYLGIEKLKTVIGGSMGGMQALEWAITFPEMVESVIPIATAGRITPMAVAFNTVARMSIMKDPNWNNGNYYGKTPPVDGLAIARMAGHITFLSDASFHKKFGRKYASLEGIYDFFGYFEVENYLRYNGYKFARNFDANSFLYIIKSMDIFDISYGYGSFEEAVGKIRCKTLFITFTSDFLFPNYQTEEIVDILSTLKRDVTWENIESDYGHDAFLLEFDAQSDLIRNFLRNL; encoded by the coding sequence ATGGAAAACAATTCTGTAGGCCTTGTAAAAACACAATATGTAACATTCAAAGATGAATTCTTCTTCGAAAGCGGACGGGTTTTAAATCCAATTACAGTGGCCTATGAAACATACGGTTCTCTGAATGAGGATAAATCAAACGCCATCCTTGTTTGCCATGCGCTGACAGGTGATCATCATGCCGCAGGATACAACCATCCGGATGACCAGAAGCCCGGGTGGTGGGACAATATGATAGGTCCCGGCAAACCGCTGGATACAGATAAATACTTCATAATCAGTCCCAATTTTCTGGGCTCATGTTTCGGTACCACAGGCCCGGCCTCAATTGATCCTGCCACAAAGGAGCCTTACGGTCTTAAATTTCCCGTATTTACCGTTAAAGATATGGTAAAATTGCAAAAAAGGCTCATCAAGTACCTTGGTATTGAAAAGCTGAAAACCGTTATCGGCGGTTCAATGGGTGGCATGCAGGCGTTAGAGTGGGCGATAACCTTTCCGGAGATGGTGGAATCGGTAATCCCCATAGCCACAGCTGGAAGAATCACGCCGATGGCAGTAGCTTTCAATACTGTGGCACGTATGTCGATTATGAAAGACCCCAACTGGAATAACGGTAATTATTACGGCAAAACGCCGCCTGTTGACGGTCTGGCAATAGCCAGAATGGCAGGACATATAACATTTCTGTCGGATGCTTCATTCCACAAAAAATTCGGTCGTAAATATGCCTCACTCGAAGGTATATACGACTTTTTCGGATATTTTGAAGTGGAAAACTATTTAAGGTACAACGGCTACAAATTTGCCAGAAACTTCGATGCAAACAGTTTTCTCTACATTATCAAATCAATGGATATCTTTGACATCTCCTACGGTTACGGTTCTTTTGAAGAGGCTGTAGGTAAGATAAGGTGCAAAACGCTGTTTATTACATTTACATCCGATTTCCTTTTCCCCAACTACCAGACAGAGGAAATTGTTGACATACTGAGCACTTTGAAAAGGGATGTAACATGGGAGAATATAGAATCCGATTACGGACATGATGCTTTTTTGCTGGAATTTGATGCCCAGTCTGACTTAATAAGAAACTTTCTCCGGAATTTATAA
- a CDS encoding NUDIX hydrolase yields the protein MEHKTYSFSKINREMPFTVVNTSDWVVVIPETIEKKFVLVKQFRVGTTSVTLEFPGGAVSAGEEPKTAAVRELEEETGLIPEKLNYLGIINPNPAFMSNRCFAYSATGCRYDGNMNLDMFEDIEVEEYRQSKFNEMVKAGKITHSIVLAAYSLHLLNSV from the coding sequence GTGGAGCATAAAACGTACAGTTTCAGTAAAATCAACCGTGAGATGCCTTTTACAGTTGTTAACACCAGCGACTGGGTGGTTGTAATTCCCGAAACCATCGAAAAAAAATTTGTGCTTGTAAAACAGTTCAGAGTTGGGACAACAAGTGTTACTTTGGAATTCCCCGGCGGAGCCGTCTCAGCCGGGGAAGAACCTAAAACTGCTGCCGTTAGAGAGCTGGAAGAAGAAACGGGACTGATTCCGGAAAAACTTAATTATCTTGGCATAATAAACCCAAACCCGGCATTTATGAGCAACAGATGTTTTGCATACAGCGCAACCGGCTGCAGATATGATGGGAACATGAATCTGGATATGTTTGAAGATATTGAGGTTGAAGAATACCGGCAATCGAAGTTTAATGAGATGGTAAAAGCAGGTAAAATTACCCACAGTATTGTTCTGGCGGCATACAGTCTTCATCTGCTAAATTCCGTTTAA
- a CDS encoding 4Fe-4S binding protein encodes MAYFITDECTNCAACEDECPVGAISEGDGIRVIDPDTCTDCGACAEVCPVDCIEAP; translated from the coding sequence ATGGCATATTTTATCACAGACGAATGCACAAACTGTGCAGCATGTGAGGACGAGTGCCCTGTTGGTGCAATTAGTGAGGGGGATGGCATAAGAGTGATCGACCCCGATACTTGTACCGACTGCGGTGCTTGTGCAGAGGTTTGCCCGGTAGATTGTATCGAGGCTCCTTAA
- the cysE gene encoding serine O-acetyltransferase → MAFFKTIREDIKAVFDRDPAAKSMAEVLLCYPGLHAILFHRFAHWLWKKKLYLLGRFVSHIGRFLTGIEIHPGAKIGKRFFIDHGMGVVIGETAEVGDDVTLYHGVTLGGVSLNKGKRHPTVGNNVIIGAGAKILGPFTVGKNSKVGSNSVVVKEVPPNSTVVGIPGRVVTDEKISVDFDHDKLPDPVAKAVTCLVDRVVEIEKEVERIKKDRDHEDNN, encoded by the coding sequence TTGGCTTTTTTTAAAACTATCAGAGAAGACATTAAAGCGGTATTTGACAGAGATCCGGCAGCAAAGAGTATGGCGGAGGTATTGCTTTGCTATCCGGGATTGCATGCTATACTTTTTCACCGTTTCGCCCATTGGCTGTGGAAAAAGAAGCTGTATCTATTGGGAAGATTTGTTTCTCATATAGGTCGTTTTCTTACCGGTATAGAGATTCATCCGGGAGCAAAAATCGGCAAACGTTTTTTTATAGACCATGGTATGGGAGTTGTTATCGGCGAAACAGCCGAAGTTGGCGATGACGTAACCCTGTATCACGGAGTTACTCTGGGAGGAGTAAGTTTAAATAAAGGTAAAAGGCACCCCACAGTCGGTAATAATGTTATTATAGGAGCTGGTGCTAAAATACTGGGTCCCTTTACTGTGGGTAAAAACTCCAAAGTGGGTTCCAATTCGGTTGTTGTTAAGGAAGTACCGCCCAACTCAACTGTTGTGGGTATCCCCGGAAGGGTTGTTACTGATGAAAAGATTTCAGTTGACTTTGACCACGATAAATTACCCGATCCAGTGGCAAAAGCTGTCACTTGTCTTGTGGACAGGGTAGTTGAAATAGAAAAAGAAGTTGAAAGAATAAAAAAGGATAGAGACCATGAGGATAACAACTAA
- a CDS encoding RrF2 family transcriptional regulator → MRITTKSRYAIRAVYALALLGGESEAIPLKKISDYEDISLKYLEQIFSQLKKNNIVESIRGITGGYILSRSPADITIKEIVYAMDGPVKPVDCVETDGCVKSDICSINWFWQGLKENVDGYFENITLKNLIDKG, encoded by the coding sequence ATGAGGATAACAACTAAAAGCAGGTATGCCATAAGGGCTGTTTACGCTCTGGCACTTTTGGGCGGAGAGTCTGAGGCAATACCCCTCAAAAAAATTTCCGATTACGAAGATATTTCCCTGAAGTATCTGGAGCAGATTTTTTCTCAATTGAAAAAAAACAATATTGTGGAATCCATAAGAGGGATTACAGGCGGTTATATTTTATCCCGCTCCCCTGCTGATATCACGATAAAAGAGATTGTATATGCCATGGACGGGCCTGTAAAACCTGTTGATTGTGTGGAAACCGATGGCTGCGTCAAGTCTGATATTTGCTCCATAAATTGGTTTTGGCAGGGGCTGAAAGAAAATGTTGACGGTTATTTTGAAAATATTACTTTGAAAAATCTGATAGACAAAGGGTGA